AGCCGCGATCATGGCGGCGTGGATGGGGCCGGCGCCGCCGGCGCAGATCATCAGGAATTCCCGGGGGTCGAAGCCCTTCTGCACCGAGATCTCGCGCATCGCCGAGGCCATGTTGACGTTCATCACATCAACCATGCCGGCCGCCGCCGCCACCACGTCGAGGCCCAGCGGCGCCGCGATGTGCTCGGTGATGGCGGACTGTGCGGCCTCCGTCTCCAGGGTTATCTTGCCGCCGGCGAAATAGTCGGCGGCCAAGTATCCCAGCACCAGATTGGCGTCGGTGCAGGTGGGGCGCATCCCGCCCCGGCCGTAGCAGGCCGGGCCGGGATCGGCGCCGGCGCTTTCGGGTCCCATGCGCAGCAGCCCGCCCTCGTCGATCCAGCCGATCGAGCCGCCGCCGGCGCCGATGGTGTTGATCTCCATGGTGGGCAGAGCCAGCGCCAGGCGGCCGATGCTGCCGGCGCTGGTGAGAAGGGGCACGCCGTCCTTGACCAGCGCGGCATCGAAGCTGGTGCCGCCCATGTCGACGGTGATGACGTCGCGGGCGCCATGCCGCGCGGCATAGGCCAGCCCCGCCACCGGTGCCGCGGCCGGGCCCGAAAGCAGCGTCGAGGCCGCCAATTGGCTGACCGCGCCGGCCGAGCTGACGCCGCCGTTGGATTGCATGATCAACAAGACGCCTGCGAAGCCCGAGGTATCGAGCCTGGCCATCAGGCTGTCGAGGTAACGCTTCAGGACCGGCCCCACGGCGGCGTTCAGCACCGTCGTCGAGGTGCGCTCGTAAAACCGCACCTGGGGCAGGATTTGGCAAGATACGGAAAGATATGCCTCAGGCATCGCCGCCGCCACCAGCTCGGCCGCGCGCGCCTCGTGCGCCGGGTTGGCGTAGGAATGCAAAAAGCAGATGGCCACGGCCGCGATGTCCTGGCCGCGAAGCTCTTCTATGGCCGCCGTTACTTCATCTTCGTCCAGCGGCGCGACCACCTTGCCGTCGAGATCGACCCGTTCGGCCACCGGCAGGCGGCGGTGTCGCGGCACCAGGGGCTGGGGGGCGGTGTACTTGTTGTCGTAGAGCTTTTCGCGGATGCCGCGGCGCATCTGCAGGGCATCGCGAAAGCCGCGCGTGGTCAAAAGCCCGGTGCGGGCCACATCGCCGGTGAGCACGGCATTGGTGGTTACCGTGGTGCCGTGGACGATGATCTCGACGCCGGCCAGAAAGTCGTCAAGCGAGGAATTCTTCGCCGCCGCCATCTCGGCAAAGCCCGCGAACACCGCCCGCGAGGGATCCGTGGGCGTCGACAGCACCTTGAAGGCGGTTGCCCCGGCCGCGTCGTGCAGCAAGAAATCCGTGAAGGTGCCGCCCACGTCGACGCCGATGCGAAAACCCATTGCCCCAACCGTGGCCGCCAGATCCGGCCCTGACATAGCCGAAATCGGCGGCCGAATCCATGGCCGGGCCGCCGCCGCTTGCGAGCGCCGCCGCTTACGCTATGCTGGCCCAGCCATGGCAAGGCGCCCGTAGCTCAGGTGGATAGAGCGCAAGATTCCTAACTCGGGGTTCCATTCCCGGACCATTATTTCTTCAACCTTTTCAATAGGTTAGCAGACGATGAAACACCCAAAAACCTCTGGTGAATGATTGGTGAAGTTTGCTGTCCTGCTTTTCTTGTATGAATATAGGATAAGTGGTAGATTAGCTATACTAACAATAGGTTGTTT
This Alphaproteobacteria bacterium DNA region includes the following protein-coding sequences:
- a CDS encoding hydantoinase/oxoprolinase family protein, with translation MGFRIGVDVGGTFTDFLLHDAAGATAFKVLSTPTDPSRAVFAGFAEMAAAKNSSLDDFLAGVEIIVHGTTVTTNAVLTGDVARTGLLTTRGFRDALQMRRGIREKLYDNKYTAPQPLVPRHRRLPVAERVDLDGKVVAPLDEDEVTAAIEELRGQDIAAVAICFLHSYANPAHEARAAELVAAAMPEAYLSVSCQILPQVRFYERTSTTVLNAAVGPVLKRYLDSLMARLDTSGFAGVLLIMQSNGGVSSAGAVSQLAASTLLSGPAAAPVAGLAYAARHGARDVITVDMGGTSFDAALVKDGVPLLTSAGSIGRLALALPTMEINTIGAGGGSIGWIDEGGLLRMGPESAGADPGPACYGRGGMRPTCTDANLVLGYLAADYFAGGKITLETEAAQSAITEHIAAPLGLDVVAAAAGMVDVMNVNMASAMREISVQKGFDPREFLMICAGGAGPIHAAMIAAELDIRRFLVPRDSSIFCAAGMLRSDLKHDFVRSLHGILAPGGIDPEDLGHLLAELQAEAGAVLTSDGIRPEKRRLEHAVDLRYLGQYHEVTVELPAAVLEDFDRDAIAAAFHAAHDRLYGYHLAAEETAIELVNLRLSAIGVTEKPPLAAQPEMGPDPAPAHKGRRRVFLPEARSFAEVPVFDGERLAHGMRIPGPAIVEQVNTTLFLPPGHDLACDGGGSFLVTVL